In one Scomber japonicus isolate fScoJap1 chromosome 6, fScoJap1.pri, whole genome shotgun sequence genomic region, the following are encoded:
- the arcn1b gene encoding archain 1b, whose protein sequence is MVLLAAAVCTKAGKAIVSRQFVEMTRTRIEGLLAAFPKLMNTGKQHTFVETDSVRYVYQPLEKLYMVLITTKNSNILEDLETLRLFSRVIPEYCRVLEESEISEHCFDLIFAFDEIVALGYRENVNLAQIRTFTEMDSHEEKVFRAVRETQEREAKAEMRRKAKELQQARRDAERSGKKVPAFGGFGSGGMTSVSSGSIITDTIVEPEKPKITPAAVRPSGPSKALKLGAKGKEVDNFVDKLKSEGETIMPTSGKRGSDVSKALPPPVNVESVHLRVEEKISLTCGRDGGLQNMEVLGMVTLRVSDDKNGRIRLIINNNDNKGLQLQTHPNVDKKLFTADSVIGLKNPEKSFPLNNDVGVLKWRLQTTDESLIPLTINCWPSESGTGCDVNIEYELQEESLELNDVVISIPVPSGVGAPVIGDLDGEYKHDSRRNILEWCLPVIDANNKTGSLEFSIAGQPNDFFPVNVSFVSKRNYCDIQVTKATHVDGDGPVRFSSETSFVVDKYEIL, encoded by the exons GTGCTGTTGGCAGCGGCGGTGTGCACCAAGGCCGGCAAGGCCATCGTATCGCGGCAGTTTGTGGAAATGACCCGGACACGTATCGAGGGTCTCCTGGCCGCGTTCCCTAAACTGATGAACACGGGCAAGCAGCACACCTTTGTGGAAACGGACAGTGTACGCTATGTGTACCAGCCTCTGGAGAAACTCTACATGGTCCTCATCACCACCAAGAACAGCAACATCCTGGAGGACCTGGAGACGCTCAGACTCTTCTCTCGTGtg ATCCCAGAATACTGTCGCGTGCTGGAGGAGAGTGAAATATCAGAGCATTGTTTCGACCTGATCTTCGCCTTCGACGAGATCGTGGCGCTGGGCTACAGAGAGAACGTCAACCTGGCTCAGATCCGAACCTTCACAGAGATGGACTCTCACGAGGAGAAGGTGTTCCGCGCCGTCAGAgag ACCCAGGAAAGGGAGGCTAAggcagagatgaggaggaaggccAAGGAGCTTCAGCAGGCCAGACGGGACGCCGAACGCTCCGGAAAGAAGGTGCCAGCTTTCGGAGGCTTCGGCAGCGGCGGCATGACCAGCGTCTCCTCAGGGTCCATCATCACAGACACCATCGTCGAGCCCGAGAAGCCCAAGATCACACCAGCTGCAGTCAG aCCAAGTGGACCCAGTAAGGCTCTGAAACTGGGCGCTAAAGGGAAAGAGGTGGACAACTTTGTGGACAAACTCAAATCTGAGGGTGAAACCATCATGCCTACCTCAGGAAAGAGAGGCTCAGACGTATCTAAAGCTCTACCACCACCAGTCAACGTGGAGAG TGTACACCTGCGCGTGGAGGAGAAGATCTCGCTGACTTGCGGTCGTGACGGCGGCCTACAGAACATGGAGGTGCTGGGCATGGTGACGCTGCGAGTCTCAGACGACAAGAACGGACGCATCCGCctcatcatcaacaacaacgacaacaaAGGACTGCAGCTGCAA ACACATCCCAACGTGGACAAGAAGTTGTTCACAGCTGACTCAGTGATTGGCCTGAAGAACCCAGAGAAGTCTTTCCCTCTCAACAACGATGTGGGCGTGCTGAAGTGGAGACTACAGACCACAGACGAGTCCCTAATACCTCTAACCA TAAACTGCTGGCCCTCTGAGAGTGGAACTGGCTGTGATGTCAACATTGAATAcgagctgcaggaggagagcCTCGAGCTCAACGACGTGGTCATCAGCATCCCTGTACC GTCTGGCGTTGGCGCCCCCGTGATCGGCGACCTGGACGGAGAGTACAAACACGACAGCAGGCGAAACATCCTGGAGTGGTGCCTACCTGTCATCGATGCCAACAACAAGACGGGCAGCCTGGAGTTCAGCATCGCCGGCCAGCCCAATGACTTCTTCCCTGTCAATGTGTCCTTTGTGTCCAAACGCAACTACTGCGACATCCAG